GCGGCGGTTTCGCGAATGGGATTGCCGAATTCCTTGGACGCAAAAACCTGGCTAAAGGTGTAAAGGTTGAAGTGGGACAAAAGGAAGCTGCGGTCGACGTTTCCATTGTGATCGAATACGGCCAGCGGATACCTGAAGTGTCTAACAATATTCAACAAAATATCAAGAATGCCATTGAATCGATGACAGGGCTTTCCGTTGTTGAGGTTAATGTCCATATTCATGATGTTCACTTCAAGACAGATAACGCTACGGATGATGACCATTTAGTACAACGGGTTAAATAATCGGGATAGTATGGAATAAGGAGAAACCCCCTACTAGAAGAAGAAGTGAGGGGGTTTCCTTGCCAATAGAAATAAGAACTTTAGTTACTCTGGCCAGAAAGGGGACAAGCTACCCGTGGTTAAAGTTGTAGACCGGTTTTTACTATTTATCTATAGCCTGATAATTCTAGCTGGTTCGGCCATTGCCGTTTCAATAGGCTTTCGAATTATTCCGGCCAAAGAGGTTTCCTATTTTCTCAGGGACCTTTATTCGGAGACTTCCTACGCAGCAACTGCAATTGTGGTCGGCTTTGTGATTATGCTGATCAGCATACGCCTTTTTTACATATCGATAAGACGCGGCAATACCAGATCCCCTTCCATTGACCAGAGGTCGGAATACGGGGATATCCGCATTTCCCTTGAAACCGTTGAAAATCTGTCCTTAAAGGCAGCGGGGTGTACCCGGGGCGCCAGAGAATTAAGATCCCGTGTACATGTAAGCGAAGCCGGCCTCGATATTGTCATGCGGGCTGTTGTGGATGGTGATCAGCCCATACCATCACTGACCGAGGAAATGCAGGCAAATGTGAAGCGGCATGTGGAGGAAATTACCGGGATTCCTGTGGCCAAAGTCTCGGTGTTTATTGCAAATATCGTTCAATCTCAACCTACCTTCAAAAGCCGGGTAGAATAGGGGGACCCGCTTATGTGGAAAGAACTCTTACGAGAACATCCCGGCAAGACAGTCGGCATATTAGGGGGACTGCTGTGCGGAATTGTCTATTTGTTTTTCGGTTTTTGGGATATGCTGATATTTGCTTTTATCTCTTACCTGGGTTATTATATCGGCAAAAAGATAGATCAGAAGGAAGCTGTTTTTCCTGCCCAGGACATTTGGGACTATTTAACGCAAAAATGGAGAATGTTCCGCTGAAATCCTTGGTTTTGCCTTGGATTTTTTTGTTTGGAAAGGTTTAAGATTGACGTATACTATAAGCAAGCGTGTGAAAAGTTTAGGAGGCCGTTACATGAGGCGCAGAGTTGCGAGAGAAATTGCTTTACAAAGTTTATACCAGATGACAATGAACGAGGTAACTGCAAAAGAGGCGGTAGATTCCGTCATTGATGAGGCTCTTCATGAAAATGAAGGGGCAGTGGATCTGAATGGGGATACTTCAGCCAAACCTTATATTCATGAGCTCGTAGAGGGAACTTTGACGAACCGGGAAC
This Paenibacillus larvae subsp. larvae DNA region includes the following protein-coding sequences:
- a CDS encoding Asp23/Gls24 family envelope stress response protein; this encodes MTISTDYERTDMGSIQIAPEVIEVIAGLATVEVEGVAGMSGGFANGIAEFLGRKNLAKGVKVEVGQKEAAVDVSIVIEYGQRIPEVSNNIQQNIKNAIESMTGLSVVEVNVHIHDVHFKTDNATDDDHLVQRVK
- the amaP gene encoding alkaline shock response membrane anchor protein AmaP, with product MVKVVDRFLLFIYSLIILAGSAIAVSIGFRIIPAKEVSYFLRDLYSETSYAATAIVVGFVIMLISIRLFYISIRRGNTRSPSIDQRSEYGDIRISLETVENLSLKAAGCTRGARELRSRVHVSEAGLDIVMRAVVDGDQPIPSLTEEMQANVKRHVEEITGIPVAKVSVFIANIVQSQPTFKSRVE
- a CDS encoding DUF2273 domain-containing protein; the protein is MWKELLREHPGKTVGILGGLLCGIVYLFFGFWDMLIFAFISYLGYYIGKKIDQKEAVFPAQDIWDYLTQKWRMFR